The proteins below come from a single Miscanthus floridulus cultivar M001 chromosome 1, ASM1932011v1, whole genome shotgun sequence genomic window:
- the LOC136541612 gene encoding uncharacterized protein, protein MAAYFRISDLGALSYYLGIEVRQGKEALMLGQSTYALKLLERSSMAECKPCMTPMEERLKRTKASTMAKKVVALSTCKAEYVAGATAVYQAVWLRRLLSELIGVEAHPPALMVDNQPAIALVKNLGQTSKGLLLLLHCSHSRGRRRKVPLPHCSHSRGRRQRTVVVWGHWSHMPKWSHINSYEELSM, encoded by the exons atggcggcttaTTTTCGAATcagcgatctcggcgcgctctcctactacctcggcatcgaggtgagacaggggaaggaggcgctcatgctcggtcagagcacgTATGCCTTGAAGTTGTTGGAGCGGAgcagcatggctgagtgcaagccgtgcatgactccgatggaggagcggctgaagcggacgaaggccagtaccatggcgaag aaggtggtggcgctgtccacgtgcaaggcagagtacgtggcggggGCCACGGCGGTGTACCAagctgtgtggctacgccggctgctgagTGAGTTgatcggtgtggaagctcacccaccagcactgatggtggacaaccagcccgccatcgccctcgtgaagaatctg GGGCAGACGTCGAAAGGGCTCCTCCTGCTGctacactgtagccacagcaggggcaggcgccgaaaggttcccctgccgcactgtagccacagtaggggcaggcgtcaaa GAACTGTTGTTGTGTGGGGCCACTGGTCACATATGCCCAAGTGGTCACACATCAACAGCTACGAGGAACTAAGCATGTAA